The genomic DNA GAGGCGCCGCTGGTTGTCCCGCTGGTTGCGGTGCCGCACGACGAACATTTGCGGCCGCGGATACAGGCGCGTGACCATCACGAGCACATCGCCGGGCGTCGCGTCCAGCGCGCCGACCGGCACGTTGTCGACCATGCCGCCGTCGAGCACCGGACGCCCATTGCGCCGCAAAACCGGCGTGAACGGCGGCGTGCATGACGATTGCAGAATCAGGTCGGCCAGATCTTCGACGGTCGCGCAGTCTTGCACGCGCACAAATTCCGGATGAAAGCCGAGTGTCTGACCGAGCGTCGGGTGCAACGTCTTGCGCACGTACTTCTCGATGTTGTACGCGATGAGTCCCGCTGCGACAGCGCTACGCGCGCCAAGCCAACGCGGCAGATGCGACACGCCGACGCGAATCTCCGGCGCATGCGCGAGCTTGCCGAATTTCTCGCCGTAGATGTCGAGCAGCGCCTGCCGATAGATGCGGTAGTGAGGGAACACCGACTCGCCGCGCAGCAGATTGCCCCAATAGGCGTTCTTCGTGTTATCGCGCAGCGCGTGTTCGTAGTAGCGCATGACCCAGTCGGCGTCGCGCGTGTACAGCATGCACGCGGTGGCGGCGCCCGCGGAAATGCCCGCGATCACGCGCGGACGGATGTTCAGCTCGGGTTGAACGATGTCCCAGAATCCGGCTTGCCACCAGCAGCGATTGCCGCCGCCCGCGAATACGACTTGATCGAACATCGGTTGGGTTATTGCGCTGTGCGTGGAATCAATCGAGCAACGCGTAGGTCGTCGTTGCGTGGACCGCCATTTTGCCGTCTTCGTCGGCGAGTTCGACTTCACCGAACACGAGGCTGCGGCCAAGTTTAATCACGCGCGCAGTGACGAGCACATCGCCTTTGCGGACTGCGCGCATGAAGCTGATGTTGAGCGACACGGTGGTCATCGGTTTGAAGCCGCCGAGCGCGGCTGAAATGGCAACCACCATCGCGGTATCGGCGGCCGCCATGAAAACCTGCCCGCAAATGACGCCGCCGCTGTGACGCAATTCCCCGGAGAACGGCAAGCGCAGCGTTGCGCTTTCGTCATCGGCCTTTACCGGAGAGAGGCCGAGCGCGCGCACCCAAGGCGCGAGCACGCGGTTGAGCAATTCCTGAACGGCGCTTTCGTCCATCTTTCGTCCTTGGTCGGGCCCTCGGGATACGCAGTGCAAGCCGCGCGGCGCAAAGCGAGTGGCAAATGATACCGGGACGATTCTGGACGCGCGTTTTTAAGGGCTGACGCCGCTTCGCGCGGGCTTGTAGTGGGTTTGAAGCGCGATGAAGCTGCGCTTAGCGGTTTTTTTGTGTTCGTTCGCGGTAAGGGCTAGGCAAGCGCAGAAAATTCCTGCATAATCTCGCTCTTCGTTGGGGCGTTAGCTCAGTTGGTAGAGCAGCGGACTCTTAATCCGTAGGTCGAGTGTTCGAGTCACTCACGCCCCACCAGTGAATTCAAGCAAAAAGCCCGGTCTATTGGCCGGGCTTTTTGCTTTGTGCGGCTTGGGTGCGGGTCGATATCGCCACTGCACGCGTCGTGCGGTGCGCGCAAACGCACCGCACGTCCAACACGCCTTAGCGGATGGTCTCCTGCGCGGGCATCTCAATTACCCGCTGACCGTTCGGCGTCGCAATGCTGCTCGATGCCTGAGGCTTGAGCGTCGCAGAACCGACCGTAACGGGAATCGAGACCGCATTGCTGCCACGCCCCGTCTTCACAAATACATTCAGAAACGAGGCACCCGCCGAGCCCGCCTTCATGACAACCGTATCGT from Paraburkholderia edwinii includes the following:
- a CDS encoding patatin-like phospholipase family protein, producing MFDQVVFAGGGNRCWWQAGFWDIVQPELNIRPRVIAGISAGAATACMLYTRDADWVMRYYEHALRDNTKNAYWGNLLRGESVFPHYRIYRQALLDIYGEKFGKLAHAPEIRVGVSHLPRWLGARSAVAAGLIAYNIEKYVRKTLHPTLGQTLGFHPEFVRVQDCATVEDLADLILQSSCTPPFTPVLRRNGRPVLDGGMVDNVPVGALDATPGDVLVMVTRLYPRPQMFVVRHRNQRDNQRRLYVQPSRKVPISSWDYTSPSQMQHAYNLGRADGEQFLQHMPDLLDAAARDG
- a CDS encoding PaaI family thioesterase; translated protein: MDESAVQELLNRVLAPWVRALGLSPVKADDESATLRLPFSGELRHSGGVICGQVFMAAADTAMVVAISAALGGFKPMTTVSLNISFMRAVRKGDVLVTARVIKLGRSLVFGEVELADEDGKMAVHATTTYALLD